The genome window CTttgattggagctgtttcctttgtcttctcctcgcttgtctctattctccccattagttgagggatcctctctggaggttggatcatcagacttggagttcctgagaagttgatccagtttgctgtcgatttcatcaaatttagccATATAAAGCTCATGGTTGaatctcatctcgacagccaAACCATAGATATCTGCtttgagctcatccctgtaagaactggatggctcctcctctactttcttctaTAAGGTTAcaagttgtgcacctttcaacctttcattctccgctatcattctggcaagttcagcttgtaaccttgcaatttgttcctcaaaaagagttgggtcagtgtgtgcactcacctcacgtacactcaaagttgtttcactagcctcacgtgcatgtgtatcgctcggtgtttgcctttcatcactcgattcactcatagctccagctgtacctgtatatactaccaatgttccctgagatgggttcaaaggtagtggaggaacaaattgtcctccggatgccattgatggcagatgtacttgcacattgccaagcagctcctgatcattGAAGAAAGAGTGATCgacaaagttttcatacatagtaacttggttttgaaaaactgtgctctcagaaagtgtagtaacctgtgtattggcttgattttgcactagcgtgagtgccaGAGCAGTGCTTGACTCAGTACAGATtaccgtggctggacggtcaactCCAATAGCTTCTTTTGGTTGAGAGAATGAAAccagagactgtattgccatatcagagtccaagcctttttgggaaggcgaggatgtggctgcagttgtcttcGAGGTTTCAACTCGTTGCTTCTTTtgggaagacagagctgcgggttgactcatcAACTACTTGAACTCCTCTTCCTAGCAACTTTCTTAACAGGTTTTGAAGTAGTGTtggttgaagtgtttggagaagagacagtttgttgaaatgaaacatcagcGGGGATATGAAcatgtgtgttgtcaggttcattgctggcaggctgacaaaacaagtcaaagttacaaccataatcagagatatcaacattaaaattagatgagaagttagaaagtacctgagctacctgtaagtcatcTCTGAATGATTGAAGATCTGGATTGATGCAGATTCTGAtggcagtggttgtgaggttgattgtgtttgagggatAGGTGATGTTTGAGTGAGTGGTATGatgggttcagatgaagatggatgAGTTtcaaagaagttgtattgttgAGGCTTATCTTCAAATGAATGGAATTGATGTTGTTGGTGGATAGGTGATTGAGTaggtgattgttgaggtgatggttgaggtgattgttgtggagagtgttgttgttgttgttgtggaagTAGCTGTTGTAgtggttgttgctgttgttgaggttgttgttgttgcagaGGTTCAGGTTGAGCCACATTAAACTAAAGAGGTGCCAACGGAGCGTTGAACATCTCTGACATGAATGGAGTGACTACAAGTGGAACTTGATTGTGCTTCGTGGATTTTGCGAGCTTATTCACCAACTTAGTACTGGCCTTCTTCACCAAAGCTCGTTCACTGTTGAAGTAGAAGTTTTTATCAACTTttgtcatcttgtcattcagaagCAGCATAAGATACcgagggtagaagcattcaactttatcattGTTTTCCACTAATCGACTCATCAGTGGTCCCATTTTCCTCAGAATCTCCTTCAGGATTATCTTTCCAAAGTCAATTGGACGATTATAAGCAATGCAAAGTCCAAAAACCTGAAGGGTATTGGAGATGTTGTGGAAGTTTCTGCGATCGGTAGGGGAGAACACCTTAGCCAAGGTGTCAAAGAAAatctcccactcaggcttcaagTGACCATTAGGCATCTTGGGAAGATTGATATCTCCCTGGTACTgtatggtctgaaagaactgtaCCAACTCCGGTTCTTCTGGAACTTCAGCAAAGTTGCCCCTTGGAAAACCCAAAACACGATTAACATCATCAGATGTAATCAATATACTCTTTTGGCCGTTCACATCACCAAGCCTTATGTCTCCGATCATTCTGTACTCTTCTAGCAGTGTAGAGTTCAGCGCGGTTGAGTAGAAGTCGTAGAGTGGCTGTATCTGTAAATCTACAGATGCGGTGAGGGCAGTACTGGCAATACATTGTTCGTTGAGAAATCTCACCCAGTGCTTGAACCGGCTCGGGCAGACTTCAGGGTCCAAATATGCGTTGTAATTGGTCTCTTGGATGACAAATTTTCCaaccatttttataattaaaaaatgaattaagcaagaatttatcaaattaaacgatacttttcaaatttctcgcaaatttcacttaataattaattaacaattaattaattaattaataattcaaaatatcgatttaatctcgaattaaaacttaattaatttaggTGTAAAAATTCAATCCAACATGAACCAAAAAGTCCCAAAACAGTCGAATATCTCCAAGTAACTCCTCTAAAATGGAAAAACCCCAAATCACTCTTAAGAATCCTAAAATTTCGAAACCCCAAATCGAAAAACAAGGGTTTTCAATCCCTGATTCGAACTCAAACAGCAAATAACTACAACCCACTCGACTATAAACTCAGTATATCAGTTCGATCACAATCACAAAGCCTCAGTTCGAATAACTCGCGAAATAAGCAAACCCGATTTGAAATTTCAGTGATTTCGAGTCAAAAGTTCGACAGCATAACGGTAGAAATCAGTGATTTTAACCAAACCAGCAAGTTATATGACACTTGAAAACAAAGACGCAAGTTTTGCGAACTTGAAAACGAAGATCAGTGCgtgttgttgtgccataaaatcttcctgggcttattttatagcccatcatattatttgggctttattTGGGTTTACAGGAATCATctggttaaggataatgggcttcaccatggttgGGTGAACCGTTGGAGGCATACAAGGAGGTATATGGACCTGCATTGGAAGCACgatgaaggctgccatcagcatgaggttgcacctgaaggcgctttaggggttacctctgctaggggttaccgctaagtgcatcctggcttgcagctacagggctgcagttaggggatgccgctggcagagctcccgccgcctgggcagaacggcaggcacactccaagcaggactcttcttccttgtttctaggaggacgaattggaggtggattgggagtgtatcagctgTTCTTTATCGACCGTTTAAAGGATAATCATGCTTATTTGAAGATAATTACAacgtatagatatatatatatatatatatatatatatatatatatatctaggtCATAAATTCGGATATATATTGAAGGtaaaggcttcaagtgacctacttggagtgggataccgctagataactacaagaggaagttgttttatcctaaactagaggggataagagcttatctcttcagagtcctaaatcaagaactacatgggcttgatccctttaaatagggtatgtaggcaccttgcaaagggacggaTTCGGATTCATttactcacgagttctacactctaaagagaggcacgtgtaatcTTTGTGAcgtatatttccgggcaattgtaggacggaattccacaattccggcctcgttgtttggttctttgcaagctcagcccttaaacacatttatttttctttagtttatgtaaacggtagcccctaaaagCTAGCCGTGATAATCGTACTTGTAAcgaatatccctataattgtgctatgcggttctgggggtgttgtatcaattcctctcacaacactttttggcgctagaaggaggggataactgatcttagagaggagagatgtcagaaattcccgaaaacccAGAAAATCCCAAAACGCCAGAAGGCGCTACGCAAGATGAAAGCAACGTTCCGAGCGGGGAATTAAcacgcgaggagatgaaggcaaaaatgaagagaatgagtgGGAGGATCGCCTGcttgaaaagaaagtcagcGAGTTCGAAAAAGGCttgcaaggtgactcccaccaagcttGATTTTGATGGAGAAGGTGGCAGGAAGGAGAGTGGCAACCCTGAGAGGGAAGCTAACCCCGAGATGAATGATGGAGAACActcacaggctgctagtgtgttcgatCGCCTTGgaaggaaactgaccgagcaatACTTGCGGCACatgcttggcaacaaggcccctaacggggatggacctgaaggGTCGCAACGCAAAGCTCCTCCCAGCCAGAGAcaggagaagcccgtgtctgaagctcggtcaaaggataaaaacgaaaggccgtcaaaggttatctccattcatgatgatgaggaaagctcagggtagCACAATGATGAGGAAATAAGCAAGAAGAAAGATCAGCGCCTGGAGGGTGACTATGGggttgcacttgatgatggggatgataagtgcaagatggaagagctgctggaagccctaaagaaaGTGAAGaccgataagaagtcgaaagccgagcttaccgttaagtcaccctttactaagagggttagggagtcacccctaccacGTATCTACAGGAgggttggcgacctgcgatttaacaGAACTAtggatcccgtggagtatcttagccggtttgacactgagatggaggtctaccagattccagacctcacaaaatgtcgcttgttggctgcaaccctcagggatgacgctcaccactggttcaagaggcttcctgCTAATTCTATCAGCTCTTAGAGGAAGATGTGTGAgctgtttgtgggacaattcatgGCTTCCGTTACTTatgccccacctgccaacactctagctaatattaagcaaaaggaacacGAGACATTAAGAGAGTATTTCAAACTCTTCAACTCAGAAGTACCCCGAGTTAGGCCAACATCAAAAGAAACCCtgaagaatttcttgatagcgggggtaaggcccggaacagacttctggaaggagttgcaagggcgggagCCCGAAACCCTGGCTGACTTCTGTGCCAGGGCAGAACCCCATAAGGTAATTGAGGAATCTCTAgctaagttgaagaaggagtcGAAAGCTGAAAGCCGTAGtagctggaaaaacaagagagaccggtcttacagcccagataggaggaacacctacaagagAAAACCCTACATAAGGCCTGCTGTTGAAAAATCCTCGAGCCGAAATGGCAAGACTTCGCCCATTACtgtgaacacaaccagcacgcagggcttcgacaagtcaaggctAACGATGAGGAAGACAAGAAAGGCAACATACCATGAATACACGCCTCTGACAGCTTCCATAGATCATATTTTCGAGGTTGGAGAtaaggcgagactcttccggaagccctttcgaaaTGGACCCCCTAGAAAGAAAGACCAGgggaaatattgtgctttccacgactTAAATGGGCATGACACGGCAGAATGTGTGCATCTCAAGGACCACATAGAGGACTTAATCAGAACCGGATACCTGACCGAATTCGTAGCCGAAGAGGCTAAAaagtataaggaaaagaaagctgaaaggacaagtaaccaggaagccaaccgtaGCACTCGAGCtggtagtgtacgaatgatcatcggaggacccttcgtggggggccagggacgcagtgctatgaaaagatatgtacgggaagcccgaaGGCCGCCCTTAATCAATGTGTGCCATatgtctgaaaggcctcccaaaatgttcaaaggggagaccatggacattacctttactgagggggatgcacgcgcggtacaccatcctcatagcgttgccctggtggtaacagccgtgatcggaaatgtcaatgtgcACAAGCTTCtcgtcgataacggaagctctaTCAATATCCTGGCCTACAGtgcgtaccaaagaatgaaaatggcagATAAAGACATGATGGCCTGCTACAATGAATTGTATGGTTTCACggggaatgctgtccagattgttggaagggtaagactcaCGATCACCCTTGGAGTAGAACCCCGGGCTACCACTCAAGTTGCAGAGTTCATGATAGTGAatgaagacatctcctataacgggatcctgggcaggcCCATCATAAGGGAAATGCGGATCGTGACCTCAATCTACCACTTAtcaatgaagttcccaacccccaatggggtaggatgtgtacgggggatgtcaggctgactccTGGGAATGCTATAGCAGGGCTTTGAGATCTGCAGTAAAAGCCTGCAAAGAGGCCCAAcaaatggatgaagacatcccggAAAGCTGTTACAAGCAAGTGCAGATAGAGGACTAACCCGAAACTAAGGCTCAGGGAaaagttttgataaaatttgtgaaagagaCCTGTAACATGGTGATCATTATGCAACATCCAGGGGAAGACCCATACCTTGAAGCCTCACATGCCGTGCATGGAGGGCTTACCCTCACTGATGCACCTCTAGTgaaaaatattgatacagctgaaaccctggttgaggggattgtggaagatgtgaCTGACAGCGATTCTGAGGGGGCTAGTCGaaagcagccccaaaataaaagcaagaaaataagtgcgaggcaccttgtgacttcaacaATGCTATGGTAACTTATCAACTTGGGGACCGgacacggcttcccgttcataAAATCCggggtacgcaaccccaagagggttGCAACAAAtaggttaccgttgagatcgacctcgacccaaggatgccggaaacgcaggtgaagactggagcagctggggataccctttccatcttggtggatgagtccgacccctctaaagaactaaaaatttgggagcaattggggccgtacctaagggaaaccctggccgcattcttaaagaataatctggatgtctttgcttggaaccattcggatatgatcgggattcacccagaagtcatgtgccaccacctcaatattgacccagacagaaagggagtcagacagaagagaaggccaattagtggggaaagggctaccactcttcaggaagaggtagaccgactacTGAAGGCAGGCCTAGTAAATGAAGCTTTCTACCctacatggctagcaaacccggTATTAGTGAAGAAACCTAACGGTAAATGGAGGACATGCATAGActgtaatatccgggatttcgacatgtgtttatttataccagtatgtaaatattttgtgaacattatgtgaattgattgtgaattatatgttaagtgacttgttgaatgatcgtctatgtatgttatgacttgttaaatcgtaatttttatatgatcagatcaaaatatggagaatttaggcactcatttggcaaattatggattattatatgatttgatatttgatttaaggatttaattaagtatattataaaatattattattaaattgattttaaacccgtttactcgataattaaaccccgggggACTTCCGGGAAAGTTTCGCCGGTGTGTTATACGAGatattctgaacaactttcgtgttttaacttttcccatctggtgtacggatttacgtgaaagattttcggaacgattttatgaatattttattattattttatcgtatcGATAAATGTGTACGCCGGATATTTTTAACCCCCAAATTATTTTGGCTAAAGCATTATATTCTCGTACTTCGTGCCAATCAAtgctcggagccccataagtttctcgtaatgtgtgtatttgataattatcttcaaagtcggtcccgaacggatcagttttattaatacttaatgattaagaagtgtattttatatccggtatgatccaaatgggggacagttattcgtaattataaataggatatgttgtgagaggaattgatacaacacccccagaaccgtatagcacaattatagggatatctattacaactacgaaaatcacggctagctcttaggggctaccgttaacataaactaacgaaacaaatgagaaacaagtgtgtttaagggctgagcttgcaaagaaccaaacaacgaggccggaattatggaattccgtcctgcaattgcccggaaatatatgtcacaaaggttacacgtgcctctctttagagtgtagaactcgtgaaaatgatccaagtccctttgcaaggtgcctacataccctatatttatagggatcaagcccatgtagttctcgatttaggactctgaagagataagctcttatcccctcgagtttaagataaaacagccttctttcagtagttatccagcggtatcccactccaagtaggttacttgaagccttcatcttgcataattatccgaatattcttgaattatcttcccccgatcataattatcttcataatgtatgtatttatcccttaattcgtagataaataatagctaaCACACTCccgatatgtctccaattcgccctcctagaaacaaggaagaagagtcctgtttggagtctgcctgccattctgcccaggcggcggaagccctgccagcggcatcccctaactacagccccgtaactgcaagccaggatgcacttagcggtaacccctagcagtggtaacccctaaagcgccttcaggtgcaaccccattctgatggcagccttcactATATTTCCAGTGTGAgtccatacaccttcttgtacaccttcaatgatccacccagccatggtgaagcccattattcttaaccaaatgattccaataagcc of Daucus carota subsp. sativus chromosome 3, DH1 v3.0, whole genome shotgun sequence contains these proteins:
- the LOC135151453 gene encoding uncharacterized protein LOC135151453, encoding MCELFVGQFMASVTYAPPANTLANIKQKEHETLREYFKLFNSEVPRVRPTSKETLKNFLIAGVRPGTDFWKELQGREPETLADFCARAEPHKVIEESLAKLKKESKAESRSSWKNKRDRSYSPDRRNTYKRKPYIRPAVEKSSSRNGKTSPITVNTTSTQGFDKSRLTMRKTRKATYHEYTPLTASIDHIFEVGDKARLFRKPFRNGPPRKKDQGKYCAFHDLNGHDTAECVHLKDHIEDLIRTGYLTEFVAEEAKKYKEKKAERTSNQEANRSTRAGSVRMIIGGPFVGGQGRSAMKRYVREARRPPLINVCHMSERPPKMFKGETMDITFTEGDARAVHHPHSVALVVTAVIGNVNVHKLLVDNGSSINILAYSAYQRMKMADKDMMACYNELYGFTGNAVQIVGRAHHKGNADRDLNLPLINEVPNPQWGRMCTGDVRLTPGNAIAGL